The DNA segment ACGAGGATCCGATGACGGGCGGCCTGTGCATCATCCAGGCCAAGCGCACCAAGAACACCGTTCCGGCGGAAGCCGTCCGCGCGCTGGCCGGCGTCATGCACGACAAAGCCGCCGCGAAAGGCATCCTCGTTACCACCGCGTGGTTCGGAAAGACCAGCCTGGACTTCGCCCATCGGACCGGCCGCATGCAGCTCATCGACGGCCGCGGGCTCAAAGCCCTGCTCCAGGAACAGCTCGGTATCGACGCCCTCATCGGGCTTCCTAAGGTTCCGCCCGGCTGGGTTCCGGAAGACCTCAAGTGAGGAGCGCTCCGTCGAACCGGCCTCGGTCCGTCACCTGAGCGGCGGGCCCCGTCACTACGCGGCGCCCGCACCCCGACGGGGTTGCAGTTCGGGTTGCATTCAGCCACGTCCAAGCCCGTTCACCACACCCTAACGAGCGCGCCCAGCCGCAGGTCAGGACGCCTGCGAACCCATGCGAACCTGCTCACGAACAGGTGGAAAGCGTGTTGGGGGCAACCCCTCACGAGTTCGAATCTCGTATCCTCCGCTGCCGCCTGAACAGTCGAAACAAAGTCTCGGACCGCAGCTCGTGGTCCGACACTTGGCGTGCCCTGGTCTCGGTTTTGGTCTCATTCATTCCTGGCATTCAATACATTTCAGGCATGGGTGAATGCGCCCTTTGCCGGCGATCAGAGGTTACGCAACGAGTGCGCCCCGGCCCTGGCCCGAGATCCCCCGAAGCGGCTCTCCTCGTGCCATCAACCCAGCGGATAGCCCAGGGCCAGGGCAGCCTTGCGGAACGCCGGCAGACGGTCGGGGGCGACGGCGAGGTGGCGTTCGCCGATTCGGGTACACAGCACGCGCAGGCGGCGATCGCTGATGATCAGGGCTGCCAGTGCCTCGTCCGCGCACTCGATGAGATGGGTCTGCCCTGTGTCCCGGAGCCGGCCGGTGCGGCGGCCGGCGTCGTCGAGCAGGGTGGCGACGGTCTGGGGTACGGGGTGCGTGGCTGCCTGGTTCAGGTAGCCACGGAGCTCGTCGAGGGTGTGCCCTCGGTCAAGGGCGTCCAGGAGAGAAGCGGTGGTGAGTGTCCAGACCCGGCCCGTTTTCCGGTCGCAGAAGGCGTCCAGGAGGAGGGTTTCGGCGGATGGCAGCCCGTCGAGGGCGACGATGTCGAAGTTCGCCAGGACGGTGATCGTGCCCGTCGGGACGGCCGAGGCGGGGACCTGGCCAGGGACGTAGTCGCCCGTGAGGCCGACGGCGTGGGCGCCCAGGGGGTTGAGGCGGAGCGCGGACAGGCCGTCGTAGCGGCTGAGCTGGTCGAGGTAGTCGCCACCCCAGTTGTCCCGGTAGTCATCGCGGGCGCCCGCCGGGGAGACGTACTCGATGTCGATGAGGCCGAGCGTGGCGGCGTACTCGAAGAGCACCGCCAGGGTGTAACGGCCCTGGAGGAGGGGCCAGCCGTGGTGGCCGTCGTAGCCGAGGCTGCCGTACTGCGGATCCTCCAGGTACAGCTTCCACAGGGCGCGTTCACTGCGGTGGACGACTGGATCAAGACCGGCCGCGCGCATATCCGTGAACAGGCCGTCAACGGGCATCCACTCACCCGGGGTGAGACCGGCCAGCGCCTGGCCGACGAGCTTGCGGCGCGGTTTGGCGGCGGTCAGGACGTTCGCCGAGCGTTGGCCCTTGATCTCCTCGACGCGGGAGAACTCGTCCAGGATGCTGTTGTTCAGCCAGCGCTGCCACAGCTGAGGAATGGCCAGGTGCGGCGGCCGGGTCAGCGCCGCCCGTCCGCGCGTGGTCGGCACCAGCCGACCGCCGGTGAGCTGGGCGAGGCCGCCTGCCTGGAGCAGCATCGGCCAGGCGTAGGCGGCGATGGCCTCGTGCGGATAGAAGTCGCCGCCGTCCAGGACCTCGGCGACCGCCGAGACGGTGGCGGTGCCGGGGCGGCGGGTCTTTTCGCTGCACCGCAGCTTCCCTGTCATGCACAGGCGCAGCACCGCCAGCAGGTTGGCCTGCGCCTCGTGCTCGGTGTGCCGGACCCGTGGAGCGCCGATGGGCTCCTGCTGCTGCTCGGCCGGTATCACTGCTCGCGTTTCCCTCTTCGTGCCGCTCGCGTCACGTTCCTACAGATGGGCAACGTAATCGTAGTTGCCCGTGCCGCAGGTGCGTTCGAGGATCTGGACCACGGTGCGCGTGTCGTCGTAGGGGCCGGGGAAGTAGAACGGCCTGCCTTCCCGGCCGAAGCCGATGACGGGCCGGTCGCCGGGCGGGACACCCAGGTGCACCGCGGCGTCGGCGAAGCCGTCCGCGGGCTCGAAGCCAAGACCGCGGGCGTAGGCGAGGGCATCGTGCACGATCGTCTGTGCCTGCGCCACGCCGATCGGCAGCGGCCGGTGATCGAAGGCCGAGTAGTACTTCGATACGTACGCGGTCAGGGATCCGGACCCCATCACCTCGGGGTCGGTGACGTTCTTGACTCCCAGGCAGTACACGTCCACCAGGAACCCGGTGACGGTCACCCTGCTGGCACGTTCCTGGCGGGCGAGGAGAATCTGGGCGAAGCCGCCCGTGCCCGAGTCCGGCTCCTGGCCGAGGGGGTCGGCCGCCGCCCAGTCGGGGGCCTCGGCCATGTCCAGTCCCGCGCTCCAGCCCGCGTTGACCCAGCAGCCCACCACCGGCCGCTCATCCGGCGCGATATTCACCTGTGCCGCCTCGGCGACCCGTCTGACCAGCGCGGTGGCCTGGGCCGGGCGGAGCCCCAGCGCCTTCGCGATCTGCTTCGGCGCGCTGCCGCGCTCCCTCATCTCCCGGACCCGGGCCAGCAGTTCCTCGTCGCGCGTTGCCACCGTCACAGTCTGCCACTTCCATGTCGCCCCATGCGAAGCACAGGGAACGCCGGCGCCAGGACCGTCGAGCAGGTGCGAGCGCTGGTCGGTTGGGTCGGCACGGGCCGGAAACTGACCCAGACCGGCCGTGTGACACTTACCGACGCGCGGGCACTGGTGGAGGCTCTGGACACCGGCGACCGGATGGACCCGGTGATCGGGGACGGTACGTTCAAGACGAAGTCCAGCGAGGAGCTGTACCACCTCACCCTGCTGGTCGAGTGGGCGAAGGCGGCACGACTGCTGCGGACCTCGGGCGGGCGCCTGCTGCCAGTCAAGAACAACGCCAAGCTGCTGGACCACCCCGACGAACTGCGTGGCGCCCTGTTCGCCGCGCTGCCGCGCATCGGCCCGGCCATGACGGTCTCCGGCTGGCTGGAGTCCCTGTTCACGCACGAGTACGACCGGGGCCTGCGGGTGTTGCTGCAGCAGTTGTACGCGGCCATCACCCCGGTGCCGCTCAGTGACCTGTACGAGGTGGTGTGGCATGCGGTCAGCCGGCTGTACCTGGTCGACGACCTGTCCCCCGACCGCCTCCGGCATGTGCGTGCCGCAGGCGACCACGACGTCCAACGGGTCCTCAAGGCCATGACCTCCTTGGGCACCGTCCTCCTCACCGAGGACACCGCCGAACTGACGGCGGACGGACGCACCGAGACAGCCCGGACGCGCGGCGGGCCCGGCCCCGGCGACGCGGTGCTGCGGGTCCGCGTCGAACTCGCCGACGTGGACGATCCGCGGGTTTGGCGGCAACTGCTGGTGCCCGCCTCCATCCACTTGGACCGGCTTCACTCCGTGATCCAGGACGCGATGGGCTGGCAGAACTGCCATATGCACGCGTTCACCATCGACGGCGTCCGGTACGGCCGCCCCGACGGCGAACTCGACTTCCGCGACGAGCGGACCGCCACGCTCGCCGCCCTGCTCAAACCGGGCGCTCACTTCGTGTACACGTACGACTTCGGGGACTCTGGGAGCACCTCATCACCGTGGAACAGGTCCAGCAAGCCTCAGCCGGGCGCACCTGCCCGCGCCCTCCCTGGCGCGCGAATGCCAATGGCGCGTACGGCCTCGAAGTGATCATTCGTCAGCATGCTGACTTTATGGGGATGTCGTGCGCATTCCAGGGCCACGTACGCGAACACCGAGTAAACATTCGGTTATACGGGTCGCGTGGCGGGCCGGATCCCGACCACCTGCACGCATGGCGTGAACTCGCAGGCCACTTTCGGACGTACGACCTTCACGCACGACGGTGTTGTCCCCGACTTCGGGAACGCCAAAGAGGCTGCGGCCTTCCCACGTGGAGCTCGGTGGTCATGAAGCCGGAGACGATGAGCCCAGTCCGCCGGGCTCACCCCCTGCCCTACCGAGCGGAGAGTTGCTCCATGGCGTTGTCCAGGTGGGCGATGACGGCCGGCACGTCATCGCTCTCGGTGCGTCGAATCAGCTGGAGGGCAGGGCGGGCGACACCGCCCGGTCGCGCGATCAACCGGGCGAGCACGGCCGCCCGGACGTCGAGGCGCTCGATGGTGGCCTCGCGCTGCTCCTCGTTCTGGCCGGCGAGCAGGACGGCGTTGTACCAGGCCTCCTCGCGGGACTGGCGGACGCTGAAGTCGAGGATCTGCTCGTCGGTGCGCGCTCCGACCTGGTCCAGCAGCGACAGGAGCGGCGACAGGGCGCCGACCGAGTCCTCCACCGCCAGCACCACCCGGGCCAGGATGTCGTTGATCAGCAGAAAGTCGCGCCGCAACGTGTGGATGGCCTCGCCCGGGCTGGTTCGTGCGGCGGCGATGGCCAGGTCGAGGTTGATGTGTGCGTTCACGCCGAGGATCAGGTGCTGGACGATGATGGCGTCGGCGTCGTCGAGCAGCCCGAACGCCTCGCGCCAGCAACGCGGCGGGCTCTGGTCGCGACGCCAGGCGTCGTACGCCTCGAAGTAGCGGTTGCCGAAGTGCGTGTCGAAACGGTCCATTCGAGCGCCGTCGTCGAACTGCCCGCCGTGAATGGCCGTGCGGACCTCGACGGTCACCTGCCGGTACAGCGCCGCGAAGTACCCGACCCGGTCACCGGCGCGGCCCGCCTCCCGCACGATCCCGGCAAGCCCGTCCACGACGTCGTCGATGTTCTCTGCCGCCATGCCCGACTCCCCCTTGCGGCTCCTGGTTCCTGGTTCGGCGCGCCCCCCTGGCTGCCGCCCCCAGTGCCGTTCCGGGCCCTTCCTACCACCGCACGCCGGGGAGGGCTCCCGTCCGTCAGGAACCGGTTGCCGCCATGAGACCGGACGTCGCGGGACATCAGCGGGGCCCGGCCCCAGGCTCTCGCCGCGGCCGGGGCCGGAAAGGGCGTGCCTCGCGTCACCACACGTTCACGCCGCCCGGTTCACCGGACGCGGGCCACCCCCACGTACATGGCGCTGACCTCGTACTCGGGCGCGGGAGTGTCCTTGTACCACTCGGGAGCCGTGACGAGGCCGGGGTCCACGAGGTCCAGGCCGTCGAAGAACGGCTCCACCTCCGCGCGGGAGCGGAAGCGCGAGGGGATGCTGCTCCCGTAGGTGTTGTTCTCGCGCTCCTCCGGGAAGGAGTCCATGCTGCCGTGCGACAACACCAGCAAGCTTCCGGCCGGCAGGGCTCCGACAAGGGTACGGACGATGCCGTAGGGGTCCTGCTCGTCGAGGACGAAGTGCAGCAGCGCGACCAGCGAGAGAGCGATCGGCCGGTCGAAGTCCAGGAAAGTCCTGGCGTGTTCGAGGATCTTCTCCGGCTCGCGGGCGTCGGCCTGGATGTAGTCGGTGGCCCCCTCCGGAGCGCTCTTGAGCAGCACCTGGGCGTGGCGCAGCACGAGGGGGTCGTTGTCCGCGTACACGACCCGGGCCGCCGGGTTGATCGCCTGTACGACCTGGTGGAGGTTGGGCTCGGTGGGGATCCCGGTGCCGATGTCGAGGTACTGGTCGATGCCGCCGCGGGCGGCCCAGGCGACAGCGCGGTGCATGAACGCGCGGTTCACGCGTGCCGCGTCGCGATACAGGCTCGGTATCCGCTCGCCGAGTTCGCTGTCGACCTCGTAGTGGTCCTTGCCGCCGAGCAGGTAGTCGTAGACGCGTGCCGGGTGCGGCCTGCTGGTGTCGACCTGGGGGTTCGGGCTCATCGGGCTACTCCGGCGAAGGTCGTGGAGGGCTGGGCGCCGGCGGGAACAGGTGCGGCGCATCCGAGCAGGGACGGGAGCACAGCTACCCCGCAGTCAGTTCGTCCACCGGTGCGGTAGTGAGTCTGCCATAGCAAACCTTCCAGGAAGCAGGGGGGATTTGGCCCCCGGAGAGCGGTGGCGGCAGGCTCGCGGGACGCCGGCGGTGATCATGTAGTGGCCGGGCCGGGCGCGGGGCGGGGAGTCTCCAGGCGGATGACGAGCGCGCGCAGGGCGCGGAGTTCGGCGTTCAGTGCCTGCGCGCCTTCGCGGGTGAGAGCAATCCAGGTGCGGGGCCGCCGACCGGCGTAGCCCTTCTCCACGGTGATCAGATCCGAGTCCTCCAGCACCTTCAGGTGCCGGGAGAGATTGCCGTCGGTGAGGGCCAGTTGCTTCTTCAGGAAGCCGAACTCGACTCGATCGGCTTCTCGGGCGATGGTGAGAATGCCGAGCCGGACACGCTGATGGACGGTGTCGTCCAGCGACCGGGTCGGGTGGAGTCCTTGCGGTTCGTCCGGCGCAGCGGTCGAGTCCTCGACGCTCATGGAGCGACCGTACCCGCATCAGTGGCGCCGGGTGTTGCCCGATGACGGGCCGCGGCCCTCTCGGCCAGGCCGGCGAGGAGCAGGATGGCGGCGAGAAGGAGCGCTTTGACCTGCGGTCCGTCGGTCCAGCCGGGGTGTGCGGGGTGCTGCCAGGGAAGCCAGCCGGTGCCCCAGGAGGCCCCCAGGTAGCCGGTGAGCAGCAGGGCGTGGGAGGTGCCGGCGGCTGCGGCGATCCAGCTGCGTTCGGCGATTCCGAGGGCGAGGAGTCCGATGCCGACGACGTACCACGGGGAGGCGTATCTGTTCTCCAGCAGTTCGGCCTCCCACGACTGGCCGCTGGCGAGCAACAGGGCCATCAACGCCGCAGTGATCGCCGCGGTGGCCATTGCGGTCGTGCGGAACCACGTGCCGCGCCGGGGAACGAACCCGCGAGCCTCGCCACGCAGCCGGTACCAGCGGGCGAAGGCGATCCACGCCAGGGGGAGGAGCACGAACCACACGCTCCAGGCCGTGAAGCGCAGGACGGCGCCGTCGAACTCGCCCCGCAGACAGGGGGTGCCCGGTTCGTGGACGACGCACAGGCCCGTCAGCTCGGCGTAGGCGAAAGCGGGGTAGGACCCTATGTAGCGGCCGTGGGCTCCGAAATTGAAGGCGTACCGGGCAATCGGAGCGGCTGCCAGCGCGAGAAGACCGAAGCCGAGAAGCGGGACCCACGAGCCGTTCATCTGCGCGCGAGTCCTGGCCCGCAGACCTTCCGTCGCCGCCAACAGGCCGGCCGCGTCCGGCCCCTGCTCGCATCCCGCACTACTCAGTGACGGTGGCCCCACCTTGTCCCCCTGTGGTCGCTTACGTGGCCTTGCTTCCTGGTCGCGCTTCCGCCGTCGTGCTTCCGTGGTCGTGCTTCCGCCGTCGTGCTGCGGCAGCGCTGGGCAGCGGACCGCCGGCCGGCCGTCCACTGGGCTTACTTTTCAATGCAAAGTACATTGCGGTCAAGACTGGGTGACTCCGCCGCCCCGCATCAGCGGCCGTCGGTGCGGGACGGGAAGCGGCGCCCCGATGGCGGGTCATGGCCACGCCTGCCAGTACGACGGCCATTCCCGCCACGACCCTCAGCGTCAGGGCCTCGTTCAACGCGACCGCGCCCAGGGTCACGGAGACGACCGGCAGCAGGTAGCCGACGACCGCGGCGTTCGTCGCGCCCTCGTCCGCGACGATCCTGTAGGTGAGGTGGAACGTGATCCCCGTGGTGAAGACGCCGAGGACGCAGACGGCCGCCAGGGGCGCGGGGTCGATCGTGATCGGTGACAGGCCGCCCGCCGGGAGTGCCAGGGCCGACAGGGCGGTCGCGGCCAGGAGTTGGGCGGCGGAGAGGGAGAGGGTCGGGATGCCTCTGCCGACCAGGTTGCGGCCCATGCAGACGAACGCCACCGCGTAGCTGCCCGCCGCGGCCACGATCGCCAGCGCTCCCCACCCCGCCGAACCCGCCTGCCGCCACGGGGCGAAGACGAGCAGCGTTCCCGCGAAGCCCAGCAGCAGCCCCGCCAGGCGGGCCGGTCGGATGCCCCGTTCCGAGCCGGCGGTGAGGCCGATGGCGACGGACCACAGCGGGGTCGTGGCGTTCAGGACCCCGGCCAGGCCCGAGTCCACCGTCTCCTGGCCCACGCTGAACAGCGCGAACGGCAGGGCGTTGCAGAAGAACGCGGCCACGGCGATGTGGCCCCAGACCGCCCGGCCCCGGGGCAGGCGCCTTCCCGTCGCGTAGCAGGCCGCGGTGAGCACGAGCGCGCCCAGCGCGCAGCGGGCGACGGTGACCTGGACCGGTGAGAGGCCCCTGAGGGCCAGTTCGATCCAGAGGAACGTCGATCCCCACAGCAGGGCGAGAACGGCCACGCGCGCCCATGCCGGCGAGTTCCGTCTCCGTGCGGTGACGTTCGTCGTCATCGCGTCTCCTCCGGTTCCGGTGGGGTTTCGCGTGCAGTGGGGCTTCGCGTGCGGTGGGGCTTCGCGTGCGGTGAGGCTTCGAGGTCGGTAAGGGTTCGGGTGCGCTGAGGCCTCGGGTGCGGTTTCCGCTCCGCGAATGACGGTGCCCCAGGCCATGTTTCAGGACAAGCGAAAAGTTCTGCATTGGCCTTTAAGCTCAGCTACATGCTTGATGTGAGGCGTCTCCAAGTCCTGCGCGCCGTGGTCTCCAGTGGCACGGTCACCGCCGCTGCCGCACACCTCGGCTACACGCCGTCCGCCGTGAGCCAGCAGGTGGCCGCCTTGGAGAAGCAGGCCGGGACCGCCCTGCTGGAACGGGTCGGGCGCGGCGTGCGGCCCACGGCCGCCGGTCTGCTGCTCACCGAGCACGCGGTGCTGATCGGCACGGCGGTCGCGCGGGCGGAGTCCGCGCTCGCAGACCTGCGCGCCGGGCGCACCGGCCGGCTTTCCGTGCGCTACTTCGCCACCGCGGGCTCCACGCTGGTGGCGCCCGCGGTCGCCCGGCTGCGTGCCGAGCATCCTGGCGTACGGGTCGACCTCGCCCTCGTCGATTCCGAGGAGCGGATTCGAGAGGCGGTACGCGGCCGGGCCGACCTGGCCGTGGTCGTGGGCGCACCCGAACCCCTCGGCGACGGCATCCGGCTGGTCCGCCTGCTGGACGACCCGTACGCCGCCGTACTGCCCACCGCGCATCCGCTGGCCGGCAAGCCCACGCTGAACCTGAACGACCTCGCCGGCGAGCAGTGGGTGGGCAGCGAGCCGCCCGGCCCCTGCCTCGAACCGGTGCTCGCCGGCTGCGCCGCTGCCGGCTTCAGCCCTGACTTCGTCGTCGAGAGCGAGGACTACGCGACCGCTCAGGGCTTCGTGGCCGCCGGACTCGGGGTCGGCCTGATGCCGCGGCTGGGGCTGCGCAACCCGCACCCCGGCGTCGTCCTCCGCCCGGTCCGGGGCCCCGAACCCGTCCGGGTGATCTCCGCCGTGGTGCGCGAGACGTCGCTGGAGCAGACCGCTCTGCGGGGTCTGCTCGACGCACTGCGGGACGCGGCCACCGCCGCCGGACCAGGCGACGAGCCCGGCCCCGAGGGTTCGTAGGGCCCCGAGGGTTCGTAGGGAAATGCGGCACCGTCCGCGGAGCGTTGTCGGTCACGGTGCCCGGTCCGGCCGCCGGAATCGGCCCGACGCTGCCGGCCTCGTCGGTCGAGACCGGCCTCCAATGGAGACAGGGCACCAACAGAGCACCATCAGAGCACCACCGGAGCCCCACCGAGAGCGCCAACAGAGACAGGGCGGCCGAACGAGCACCGTGCGCGGCCGTCGCCGGGGTTGCCGTACCCGCCGACCTGGGAGGATTCCGTGCCGTCGAGCTCGAAGCCGCTGCGGAAGCTGGGCTTTCTGACCATCGGGCTGTTCGACGGGGCCGATCCCCGTCCCGGCCACGAGAGCACCCTGGAGATCATCGAGCTCGGCGAGCGGCTCGGCTTCGACAGCGCCTGGGTGCGCCACCGCCACCTCCAGTACGGCATCTCCTCCCCGGTCGCCCTGCTGGCCGCGGCCTCGCAGCGCACCCGCCGTATCGCGCTCGGCACCGCCGTGACCCCGGTGGGCTGGGAGAACCCGCTCCGGCTCGCCGAGGACCTCGCGACCGTCGACGTGCTCTCCGGCGGCCGGCTCAACCCCGGCATCAGCGTCGGCCCACCGGCGCACTTCGACCGGATCTCCCCCGCGCTCTACCCCGACACCGCGGACGCGGAGGACTTCGGCTACGAGCGTGTGCGGCGGCTGCTCGCCTTCGTGCGCGGGGAGCCGGCGACCGATTTCTCCGGCACGGAGGGCTTCGAGGTGTTCTCCGACCGCGTCCAGCCGCACTCCCCCGGACTCGGCGACCGCATGTGGTACGGCGCGGGGAGCCTGCGGTCCGCGCGGTGGGCGGGCGAGCAGGGTATGAACCTGCTGGTCAGCAGCGTCGTCAAGGCCGAGGAACCGGAGCCGGAGCCGGAGCCGGTGCCGGTGCCAGACGAGTCCGGGGCCGGCGGCGGGTCCGGCGCGTCCGAGGCGAGCGGCGCATCTGGGTCGGCCGGCGTGCCCGGGGCGACCGGGGCGGCCGGCGTCTCCAGCACATCCGGGGCGGCCGGGGCGACCGGCACATCCGGAGCGACCGGGGCGGGCGGCGCGCCCGTGGACTTCGCCCAGATCCAGCTCTCCCACATCCGCGCCTTCCGCGCCCACCACCCCGACGGGGAGCGCGCCCGGGTCTCCCAGGGCCTCGTCGTCATCCCGACCGACAGCGCCACGGGCGGGCAACGCGAGAAGTACGAGGCGTTCGTCCGGCAGCGGACACCGCGCACCGCCGCCCCGCAGGGGCCCGCGCGCCTGCTCTTCGCACGCGACCTCGTCGGCACCTCCGAGCAGATCGCCGAACGCCTCTACGCGGACCCGGCCTTCCGGGAAGTCGACGAGGTCGCCTTCGCGCTGCCCTTCACCTTCGAGCACGAGGACTACGTCCAGATCCTCACCGACATGGCCACGCGCCTGGGGCCCGCGCTGGGGTGGACGGCCGGGGGTGAGGGGACGGCCTCGTAGACCCAACGTAAGTCCCCGCGATCCCTGCACTCCCCCCGGGCAGGCCCTTGCCCCAGCAATATCTACACTGGTAGACATGGCAGCCATGACACCCGGAGAACCCCGCGACGGCCACGGCGGCACCCCGCCCAAACGGCGCCGCGACTCCGCCGCGACCCGTGAGGCGATCCTGCGGTCGGCCATGGCCGCCTTCACACGGCACGGTTACGACGGCGTGGGCGTGCGCGAGATCGCGCGGGACGCCGGGGTGACGGCGATGCTGATCAACCGCTATTTCGGCTCCAAGGAGCAGCTGTTCGCCGAGGCCGTCGACACCTCCTTCGCACCG comes from the Streptomyces sp. TS71-3 genome and includes:
- a CDS encoding helicase-associated domain-containing protein; protein product: MIPAEQQQEPIGAPRVRHTEHEAQANLLAVLRLCMTGKLRCSEKTRRPGTATVSAVAEVLDGGDFYPHEAIAAYAWPMLLQAGGLAQLTGGRLVPTTRGRAALTRPPHLAIPQLWQRWLNNSILDEFSRVEEIKGQRSANVLTAAKPRRKLVGQALAGLTPGEWMPVDGLFTDMRAAGLDPVVHRSERALWKLYLEDPQYGSLGYDGHHGWPLLQGRYTLAVLFEYAATLGLIDIEYVSPAGARDDYRDNWGGDYLDQLSRYDGLSALRLNPLGAHAVGLTGDYVPGQVPASAVPTGTITVLANFDIVALDGLPSAETLLLDAFCDRKTGRVWTLTTASLLDALDRGHTLDELRGYLNQAATHPVPQTVATLLDDAGRRTGRLRDTGQTHLIECADEALAALIISDRRLRVLCTRIGERHLAVAPDRLPAFRKAALALGYPLG
- a CDS encoding plasmid pRiA4b ORF-3 family protein, whose translation is MRSTGNAGARTVEQVRALVGWVGTGRKLTQTGRVTLTDARALVEALDTGDRMDPVIGDGTFKTKSSEELYHLTLLVEWAKAARLLRTSGGRLLPVKNNAKLLDHPDELRGALFAALPRIGPAMTVSGWLESLFTHEYDRGLRVLLQQLYAAITPVPLSDLYEVVWHAVSRLYLVDDLSPDRLRHVRAAGDHDVQRVLKAMTSLGTVLLTEDTAELTADGRTETARTRGGPGPGDAVLRVRVELADVDDPRVWRQLLVPASIHLDRLHSVIQDAMGWQNCHMHAFTIDGVRYGRPDGELDFRDERTATLAALLKPGAHFVYTYDFGDSGSTSSPWNRSSKPQPGAPARALPGARMPMARTASK
- a CDS encoding DUF5995 family protein, translated to MAAENIDDVVDGLAGIVREAGRAGDRVGYFAALYRQVTVEVRTAIHGGQFDDGARMDRFDTHFGNRYFEAYDAWRRDQSPPRCWREAFGLLDDADAIIVQHLILGVNAHINLDLAIAAARTSPGEAIHTLRRDFLLINDILARVVLAVEDSVGALSPLLSLLDQVGARTDEQILDFSVRQSREEAWYNAVLLAGQNEEQREATIERLDVRAAVLARLIARPGGVARPALQLIRRTESDDVPAVIAHLDNAMEQLSAR
- a CDS encoding SAM-dependent methyltransferase, whose protein sequence is MSPNPQVDTSRPHPARVYDYLLGGKDHYEVDSELGERIPSLYRDAARVNRAFMHRAVAWAARGGIDQYLDIGTGIPTEPNLHQVVQAINPAARVVYADNDPLVLRHAQVLLKSAPEGATDYIQADAREPEKILEHARTFLDFDRPIALSLVALLHFVLDEQDPYGIVRTLVGALPAGSLLVLSHGSMDSFPEERENNTYGSSIPSRFRSRAEVEPFFDGLDLVDPGLVTAPEWYKDTPAPEYEVSAMYVGVARVR
- a CDS encoding transcriptional regulator, encoding MSVEDSTAAPDEPQGLHPTRSLDDTVHQRVRLGILTIAREADRVEFGFLKKQLALTDGNLSRHLKVLEDSDLITVEKGYAGRRPRTWIALTREGAQALNAELRALRALVIRLETPRPAPGPATT
- a CDS encoding DMT family transporter; the protein is MTTNVTARRRNSPAWARVAVLALLWGSTFLWIELALRGLSPVQVTVARCALGALVLTAACYATGRRLPRGRAVWGHIAVAAFFCNALPFALFSVGQETVDSGLAGVLNATTPLWSVAIGLTAGSERGIRPARLAGLLLGFAGTLLVFAPWRQAGSAGWGALAIVAAAGSYAVAFVCMGRNLVGRGIPTLSLSAAQLLAATALSALALPAGGLSPITIDPAPLAAVCVLGVFTTGITFHLTYRIVADEGATNAAVVGYLLPVVSVTLGAVALNEALTLRVVAGMAVVLAGVAMTRHRGAASRPAPTAADAGRRSHPVLTAMYFALKSKPSGRPAGGPLPSAAAARRRKHDHGSTTAEARPGSKAT
- a CDS encoding LysR family transcriptional regulator, giving the protein MLDVRRLQVLRAVVSSGTVTAAAAHLGYTPSAVSQQVAALEKQAGTALLERVGRGVRPTAAGLLLTEHAVLIGTAVARAESALADLRAGRTGRLSVRYFATAGSTLVAPAVARLRAEHPGVRVDLALVDSEERIREAVRGRADLAVVVGAPEPLGDGIRLVRLLDDPYAAVLPTAHPLAGKPTLNLNDLAGEQWVGSEPPGPCLEPVLAGCAAAGFSPDFVVESEDYATAQGFVAAGLGVGLMPRLGLRNPHPGVVLRPVRGPEPVRVISAVVRETSLEQTALRGLLDALRDAATAAGPGDEPGPEGS
- a CDS encoding LLM class flavin-dependent oxidoreductase — translated: MPSSSKPLRKLGFLTIGLFDGADPRPGHESTLEIIELGERLGFDSAWVRHRHLQYGISSPVALLAAASQRTRRIALGTAVTPVGWENPLRLAEDLATVDVLSGGRLNPGISVGPPAHFDRISPALYPDTADAEDFGYERVRRLLAFVRGEPATDFSGTEGFEVFSDRVQPHSPGLGDRMWYGAGSLRSARWAGEQGMNLLVSSVVKAEEPEPEPEPVPVPDESGAGGGSGASEASGASGSAGVPGATGAAGVSSTSGAAGATGTSGATGAGGAPVDFAQIQLSHIRAFRAHHPDGERARVSQGLVVIPTDSATGGQREKYEAFVRQRTPRTAAPQGPARLLFARDLVGTSEQIAERLYADPAFREVDEVAFALPFTFEHEDYVQILTDMATRLGPALGWTAGGEGTAS